The Caldanaerobius fijiensis DSM 17918 genome has a window encoding:
- a CDS encoding glycosyltransferase — translation MKILHVIDSLNIGGAENLLVNYLLYTKKNSEIHNDLCILYDSKTFLYHKLLDRNINIFDLNLKNKYDLRVIFKLIKLINKNKYDIVHVHLFPAQYFCAIASLFTKKVEYVFTEHSSFNRRRKYKVFKLFDNLSYLMYKKIICVSEMAKNDLVKWIPSLSNKALVIYNGIPIEKIVERQKIYDILLVGSLRSNVKGVDILLKSLKLIEDKITKVAIAGDGILKDDLIKLRNALKLDDKVDFLGNRRDIDILLEQTKIFVLPSRWEGLPISLLEAMSKAKPIIASNVGGIPELIRDGESGILVEPENELELANAIEKLLNDTEYAEYLGKNAYKDAINRFSIEVYINNLTTLYKSLIK, via the coding sequence AAAAAAGAATAGTGAAATACACAATGATTTATGTATATTATACGATAGTAAAACATTTTTATACCACAAATTGCTTGATAGAAATATAAATATATTCGATTTAAATTTAAAAAATAAATATGATCTAAGAGTTATATTTAAATTAATAAAGCTAATAAACAAAAATAAATATGACATAGTTCATGTACATCTTTTCCCTGCGCAATATTTTTGTGCGATAGCATCATTATTTACAAAGAAGGTGGAATATGTCTTTACTGAACATAGTAGTTTCAATAGAAGACGAAAGTATAAAGTCTTTAAGTTATTCGATAACTTGTCATATTTAATGTATAAAAAAATAATTTGCGTTAGTGAAATGGCGAAAAATGATTTAGTGAAATGGATACCTTCTTTGTCAAATAAAGCTTTGGTAATATATAATGGCATTCCCATAGAAAAAATTGTAGAAAGACAAAAAATATATGATATTCTGCTAGTAGGTTCATTAAGAAGCAATGTTAAAGGTGTAGACATTTTATTAAAATCGCTAAAATTGATTGAAGATAAAATAACGAAAGTTGCAATAGCTGGTGATGGTATTTTAAAAGATGATTTAATAAAACTAAGAAATGCTTTAAAACTAGACGATAAAGTTGATTTTCTTGGCAATAGACGTGATATTGATATTTTGTTAGAACAAACAAAAATATTTGTATTACCATCAAGATGGGAAGGATTGCCTATTTCTCTTTTAGAAGCTATGTCAAAAGCGAAGCCTATTATAGCATCAAATGTAGGTGGAATACCAGAATTGATAAGAGATGGGGAAAGCGGAATATTAGTAGAACCAGAGAACGAGTTAGAATTAGCTAATGCTATTGAGAAATTGTTGAATGACACAGAGTATGCGGAATACTTGGGGAAAAATGCATATAAAGATGCGATAAATAGGTTTTCAATAGAAGTGTATATAAATAATTTAACAACCTTATATAAAAGTCTAATTAAATGA